A window from Lytechinus pictus isolate F3 Inbred chromosome 9, Lp3.0, whole genome shotgun sequence encodes these proteins:
- the LOC129268269 gene encoding NADH dehydrogenase [ubiquinone] 1 alpha subcomplex subunit 9, mitochondrial-like has translation MAALAATKNSLLGLPTLIIRSSASTVVCLQPHRSKSTYHHSLVPKGRGGRSSFSGIVAAVFGGNGFLGRYIVSRLGREGSQVVLPHRCDEYYVQPMKMMGDLGQIMFRQYELREHDMIRDIVKHCTVVVNLLGKDFETRHFTFEDINIEAPRNLAKICKEAGVPRLIHVSALGADMASPAKFLRTKAAGERVVREEFPEAVIVRPAQMYGREDRFLNHFANQRFFGGVPLYPSARKVIKRPVYVSDVAQAIMSIINEKDADGKTYELAGPNGYRLTDLVDFIYRVTRRPYIRYPVPRPILRLVARGFELSPFDPFLTRDMLELQHTTDVVQSGMPGLEDLNVTPTTVEYAAIRGLRRHRSDRYFDLGIDEVEGPLIIK, from the exons ATGGCGGCTTTGGCAGCCACGAAAAATTCTCTTTTGGGTC TTCCGACCCTCATAATAAGGAGCAGTGCTAGTACGGTGGTATGCCTGCAGCCTCATCGATCCAAGAGCACCTACCATCACTCTCTCGTCCCCAAGGGCAGGGGAGGTAGGTCATCGTTCAGTGGTATTGTAGCAGCCGTCTTTGGCGGCAATGGCTTCCTTGGAAGGTACATCGTCAGTAGGCTTG GTCGAGAGGGCTCCCAGGTAGTGTTACCCCATCGATGTGATGAATACTATGTACAACCAATGAAGATGATGGGTGATCTCGGTCAAATCATGTTCAGG CAATACGAACTCCGTGAACACGATATGATCAGAGACATCGTCAAGCATTGCACTGTGGTCGTCAATCTACTCGGCAAAGACTTTGAAACAAG GCATTTCACATTTGAAGACATCAACATCGAGGCCCCCAGAAATCTTGCCAAGATTTGCAAAGAGGCTGGAGTACCCAGACTAATTCATGTGTCTGCCTTGGGCGCCGATATGGCCTCTCCAGCCAAATTTCTGCGGACAAAG gcTGCTGGAGAAAGGGTTGTTCGGGAGGAGTTTCCAGAGGCCGTCATTGTCAGACCCGCTCAGATGTATGGACGTGAAGATAGATTCCTCAACCATTTTGCAA aCCAGAGGTTCTTTGGTGGTGTTCCCTTGTATCCGTCTGCTAGGAAAGTTATCAAGAGACCTGTTTAT GTTTCTGATGTTGCGCAAGCCATCATGTCAATCATCAATGAGAAAGATGCAGATGGAAAGACCTATGAGCTGGCCGG ACCTAATGGCTACCGCTTGACCGACCTAGTGGATTTCATCTACCGAGTGACCCGCCGACCCTACATCCGATACCCTGTACCTCGCCCCATCCTACGACTCGTCGCCAGGGGGTTTGAACTCTCGCCCTTTGACCCCTTCCTGACGAGGGACATGCTGGAACTG CAACATACAACTGATGTAGTCCAAAGCGGCATGCCGGGTCTCGAGGATCTCAATGTCACACCGACCACTGTCGAGTACGCGGCCATCAGGGGACTCCGTAGACATCGTTCAGATAGATACTTTGACCTCGGTATCGACGAGGTCGAGGGTCCCCTTATAATCAAATAA
- the LOC129268789 gene encoding MAP kinase-activating death domain protein-like: protein MNKKEYLCPRLLDYILIVGARRPNNNNDVAQTPELLRRFPREDHDDFPLPKDVVYFCQPEGCLTVGQKRFSMRENTSFVFTLTEKDTARIRFGVCVNFYRPFKVSERKSSSSSEKREKSLLSTRQHSSSSNDTLNIPDDGTDIHKSPRTRRRLKQAKKIRNNSLTSLCILSHHPFISTFRECLFILRKLIDSCNERTSSRKVGGSRSSLRDSVWGVLTGICGDIPPLVKHDVRQIETWMLRLLSSPVPVPGKTRVEIEILESQPSLVFALPDHTRFSLADFPLHLPLELLGVDTCLSVLTLIMLENKVVLQSRDYNALSMSVMAFVAMIYPLEYMFPVIPLLPTCMGSAEQLLLAPTPFIIGVPASFFRYKPSFKLPDDVWMVDLDTNKVRFDLI from the exons atgaataaaaaggaaTACCTTTGCCCACGGTTGCTAGACTATATCCTAATAGTCGGGGCTCGCCGTCCAAATAACAACAATGATGTCGCGCAGACACCTGAACTCCTGCGACGCTTTCCTAGGGAAGACCATGATGACTTCCCGCTTCCAAAAGACGTTGTTTACTTTTGCCAACCAGAAGGCTGTCTGACGGTTGGCCAGAAGCGTTTCAGCATGAGAGAGAACACATCATTTGTGTTCACACTCACAGAAAAGGACACAGCACGTATTAGGTTCGGAGTTTGCGTGAACTTTTACCGACCGTTCAAAGTCTCTGAGCGCAAATCGAGCAGTTCAtcagaaaagagggaaaagtcGCTCCTGAGTACTCGGCAGCACTCGAGCAGTAGCAATGATACACTGAACATTCCCGATGATGGCACGGACATACACAAATCGCCTAGAACTCGTAGAAGGCTCAAACAGGCGAAGAAGATCCGTAATAACTCGTTAACGTCGCTTTGTATTTTGAGTCACCACCCGTTCATATCAACGTTTAGGGAGTGTCTCTTTATCTTGAGGAAACTAATTGATTCGTGTAATGAAAGGACAAGTAGTCGGAAGGTTGGAGGATCAAGATCATCACTCAG AGATTCCGTGTGGGGTGTATTGACCGGCATCTGCGGCGATATCCCCCCTCTGGTGAAACACGATGTCCGACAGATTGAGACCTGGATGCTCCGCCTCCTTAGCTCCCCTGTTCCGGTCCCGGGCAAGACCAGGGTTGAGATCGAGATCCTGGAATCCCAGCCGTCCCTGGTCTTTGCCCTCCCCGACCACACCCGATTCTCCCTGGCGGACTTCCCCCTGCATCTTCCGCTGGAACTCCTTGGTGTGGATACGTGTCTCAGTGTGCTAACTCTCATCATGCTGGAGAATAAG GTGGTACTCCAGTCACGTGATTACAATGCCCTGTCAATGAGCGTGATGGCGTTTGTCGCAATGATCTACCCACTGGAGTACATGTTTCCAGTTATCCCTCTTTTACCAACTTGTATGGGATCTGCAGAGCAG TTATTGCTGGCACCTACACCATTCATCATTGGTGTGCCAGCTAGCTTCTTTCGCTACAAACCTTCATTCAAGCTTCCTGATGATGTTTGGATGGTGGATCTGGACACTAATAAGGtaagatttgatttgatttaa